The Microbacterium sp. LKL04 sequence ACGACAGGGCGCGATCGTCGCGGTCCTGGCGATCGCGGGTCTCGCGTCGTCGTTCATGTTCACGCTCGTCGTGCCGATCCAGTCGAAGCTCCCTGAGCTGCTGAACGCCAGTCGTGAGGACACCGCGTGGGTCGTGACGGCGACGCTCCTCGCGGCGGCGGTCTCGACGCCCATCGCGGGGCGTCTCGGCGACATGTACGGCAAGCGTCGCATCGTCCTGGTCCTGCTCGGACTCCTCATCGTGGGGTCGGTCATCGCCGCCCTCTCGCCCTCGATCGGAGGCATCATCGTCGGGCGAGCACTGCAGGGCGCCGTGACCGGGGTCGTCCCCCTCGGCATCTCGATCATGCGCGACGTGCTGCACGAGGACCGGGTGGATGCCGCGATCGCCCTGATGTCCGCGACGCTCGGCGTCGGTGGCGCCGTCGGCATGCCCGTCAGCGCGATCATCACCGAGACGAGCGACTGGCACGTCCTCTTCTGGATGGCCGCAGGGCTCGGTGCGGTCGTCTTCGTCCTCGTCGCCACCGTCGTGCCGGCGAGCGTCCTGCGGACGGCCGGACGATTCGACTTCGCGGGCGCCGTGGGCCTCGCCATCGGCCTCACCGGCGTCCTGCTCGCGGTGTCGCGCGGCAACGAGTGGGGCTGGGCTTCGCCTGCGACCCTCGCCCTCGGCCTCGGCGGACTCGCCGTTCTGCTCGTGTGGGGCTGGTTCGAGCTCCGCATCCGCGAGCCGCTCCTCGATCTGCGGGTCGCGGCCCGGCCCGCCGTGCTGCTCACGAACCTCGCCTCGGTGGCGATGGGCTTCTCTCTCTTCGCCTCGAACGTGTCGTATCCGCAGATGCTGGAGCTGCCGGCATCCGTCGGCGGTTTCGGTCTCACCCTCGTCCAGGCGAGCTTCATCGTCATGCCCGCCGGGCTCGTGATGATGGTGCTGTCGCCGTTCTCGGGTCGCCTCGCACGGACGATCGGTCCGCGGGTCCTGTTGATCATGGGAGCGAGCGCGCTCATCCTGGCGTACGGCTACTCGCTGCTGTGGGCGTCGGAAGTCTGGCACCTGCTGGTCGCGAACCTGCTCATCGGCGTGGGCATCGGCTTCGGCTACGCCGGCATGCCGATGCTCATCATGCGATCGGTGCCGCAGCATGAGACCGGAGCGTCGAACGGGCTGAACGCGCTGTTCCGCTCGCTCGGCACGTCGATCGCGGCCGCCGTCGTCGGCGCGGTGCTCGCTGCGCTCTCGGTCGACAGGGGCGGGGTTGCCGTTCCCACCCCGGCCGCGTTCCAGCTCTCGTTCGCCCTCGGACTCGGCGCCGCCGTGATCGCCCTGGGCGTCGCCCTGTTCATCCCGCAGCGCCGCGACCCGCACGAGGCGCGGCCCTCGATGCCCCGCTGACGGAACCGCCCCGCTGACCCAGCCCGCACCGCGGGCGACCGTCACGGGATGCAAGGGATGCCGGGCGGCACGCCGCGGCATCCGTCCCTCCCCCGGCGTGTCGCCGAGGATCCCCTGCATCCGCTTACGCGTCAGAGCGCCGGAAGCCGCGGACGACGGCCGCGACCACGAGCAGAAGCGAGACGAGGACGGCGCCGCCCGAGAGCGCCGTGGCCGCGGTCGGCTGAGCGGCTCCGCCCGCGAGATCGCCGAGCCAGGGGCCGACCGCGATGCCGACGTTGAAGGTCACGACGGTGCCCGCGCTCGCGAGGGTGCGGGTGCGGTCGGTCGCGATGCGCATGAGCAGCGAGGACTGCAGGGGGAAGAACGCGC is a genomic window containing:
- a CDS encoding MFS transporter; this translates as MPRQGAIVAVLAIAGLASSFMFTLVVPIQSKLPELLNASREDTAWVVTATLLAAAVSTPIAGRLGDMYGKRRIVLVLLGLLIVGSVIAALSPSIGGIIVGRALQGAVTGVVPLGISIMRDVLHEDRVDAAIALMSATLGVGGAVGMPVSAIITETSDWHVLFWMAAGLGAVVFVLVATVVPASVLRTAGRFDFAGAVGLAIGLTGVLLAVSRGNEWGWASPATLALGLGGLAVLLVWGWFELRIREPLLDLRVAARPAVLLTNLASVAMGFSLFASNVSYPQMLELPASVGGFGLTLVQASFIVMPAGLVMMVLSPFSGRLARTIGPRVLLIMGASALILAYGYSLLWASEVWHLLVANLLIGVGIGFGYAGMPMLIMRSVPQHETGASNGLNALFRSLGTSIAAAVVGAVLAALSVDRGGVAVPTPAAFQLSFALGLGAAVIALGVALFIPQRRDPHEARPSMPR